From a single Muntiacus reevesi chromosome 14, mMunRee1.1, whole genome shotgun sequence genomic region:
- the OTULINL gene encoding inactive ubiquitin thioesterase OTULINL encodes MAARKSPAQERERPRDHASGNDQVHSWTLITSQALDTAWRVVKGSVTLAVSFLAAILCYFRRLQLYLGHRLKWWIGYLQRRFKRNLSVEAEVDLLSYCAREWKGETPHAKLMRKAYEELFWRRHIKCVRQVRRDNYDALRSVLFQIFSRGLAFPSWMKEKDIVKLPEKLLFSQGCNWIQQYSFGPEKYTGSNVFGKLRRCVELLKTQWTEFSGIKDYHKRGSMCNILFSDALLEYKLYEALKFIMLYQVTEVYEQMKTKKVIPSLFRLLFTRETSSDPLSFMMNHLNSVGDTCGLEQIDMFILGYSLEVKIKVFRLFKFNSRDFEVCYPEESLREWPEISLLTENDRHYHIPVF; translated from the exons GAAATGACCAAGTTCATTCCTGGACACTAATCACCAGCCAAGCCTTAGATACCGCGTGGAGAGTGGTGAAGGGGTCGGTGACGTTGGCAGTTTCATTTCTGGCGGCCATCCTCTGCTACTTCAGAAGGCTGCAGCTGTATTTAGGGCACCGGCTGAAATG GTGGATTGGATATCTGCAGAGAAGATTCAAAA GGAACCTCAGCGTGGAGGCGGAAGTTGATTTACTCAGTTATTGTGCAAGAGAGTGGAAAGGAGAGACACCCCATGCCAAGCTGATGAGGAAG GCTTACGAGGAGCTGTTTTGGCGGCGGCATATTAAATGTGTTCGACAAGTCAGGAGAGACAACTATGACGCCCTGAGGTCGGTGCTGTTTCAGATCTTCAGCCGGGGCCTCGCTTTCCCATCCtggatgaaagaaaaagatattgtGAAG CTTCCTGAAAAACTGCTCTTTTCGCAAGGTTGTAATTGGATCCAGCAGTACAGTTTTGGTCCTGAGAAGTATACAGGTTCCAATGTGTTTGGAAAATTACGCAGATGTGTGGAATTACTGAAAACACAG TGGACTGAATTTAGTGGGATTAAAGATTATCACAAGAGAGGAAGTATGTGCAACATCCTTTTTTCTGATGCTCTCCTGGAATATAAACTTTATGAAGCCCTGAAGTTCATCATGCTCTATCAAGTCACCGAGGTTTATGAACAAATGAAGACCAAAAAGGTCATCCCCAGTCTTTTTCGACTCCTGTTTACCCGGGAAACCTCATCTGACCCCTTGAGCTTCATGATGAATCACCTGAATTCTGTCGGCGACACGTGTGGACTGGAGCAG ATTGATATGTTTATACTCGGATACTCCCtggaagtaaagataaaagtgtTCAGACTGTTCAAGTTTAACTCCAGAGACTTTGAAGTCTGCTATCCAGAGGAGTCGCTCAGGGAGTGGCCGGAGATCTCCCTGCTGACCGAGAACGACCGCCACTACCACATTCCTGTCTTTTAA